The following proteins come from a genomic window of Achromobacter sp. AONIH1:
- a CDS encoding serine/threonine protein kinase, with the protein MSSSAGLLTPRGPFSGAAPLALRPLSAIAATAAGGVPEARIKRLLSDLLPSLMSLHAQGEICGDISLDTVGMDEGARAHLLPELVVARSRRNSLPPAPGFAPIELYADTAQWPRGPWTDVYGLCAVMHSLVTGLRPPPAPERRVDDPYEPLAQLGLSKYSQEFLRVIDEGLSMQPAERPQSLADLAGRLGMVVYADAVPASPGAAGASQQASPPVGGAHLRQPAAKRGKPVWIGLLLALVVVGGAVGWFQSGRAPNVLITSSELMPPNPPMVRPEAPAQPSAPQAEPQAEPQVARAEPPGLQPAQQTMPVLVAEFKPPAVADAAPPSTEALIGAARSLDNSAFQAEPAVPAQPQEEPKPRPIATPVTVRLDIRPWGEVWVNGVARGISPPVKELRLIPGKYQVVLRNADLPPYRGTLEIKAGKPAVISHVFE; encoded by the coding sequence ATGTCATCATCCGCCGGCCTGTTGACGCCGCGTGGCCCTTTTTCCGGCGCCGCGCCATTGGCGTTGCGTCCCCTGAGCGCCATCGCCGCGACCGCGGCGGGAGGCGTGCCGGAGGCGCGCATCAAGCGCCTGCTGTCCGATCTGTTGCCGTCGCTGATGTCCTTGCATGCGCAGGGCGAGATCTGTGGCGACATCTCGCTGGACACCGTCGGCATGGACGAGGGTGCCCGCGCCCACCTCTTGCCTGAGCTGGTGGTGGCCCGCTCGCGCCGCAACTCCCTGCCGCCCGCGCCCGGATTCGCGCCGATCGAACTGTATGCCGACACGGCTCAGTGGCCGCGCGGGCCCTGGACCGACGTGTATGGGCTGTGCGCGGTGATGCACTCGCTGGTCACCGGCCTGCGTCCGCCGCCCGCGCCGGAACGGCGCGTCGACGACCCCTACGAACCCTTGGCCCAGCTGGGCCTGTCCAAGTACAGCCAGGAGTTCCTGCGCGTCATCGACGAGGGCCTGTCCATGCAGCCTGCCGAGCGGCCGCAGTCGCTGGCGGATCTGGCGGGCAGGCTGGGCATGGTGGTCTACGCAGATGCCGTGCCCGCGTCCCCGGGCGCGGCCGGCGCCTCGCAGCAGGCCTCGCCGCCGGTTGGCGGCGCGCATCTGCGCCAGCCGGCTGCGAAGCGCGGCAAGCCGGTATGGATCGGCCTGTTGCTGGCGCTGGTCGTCGTGGGTGGCGCCGTTGGCTGGTTCCAGTCCGGCCGCGCGCCCAATGTGCTGATCACCAGCTCCGAGCTGATGCCGCCGAACCCGCCCATGGTCCGACCGGAGGCGCCGGCGCAGCCGTCCGCGCCGCAAGCCGAGCCGCAAGCCGAGCCGCAAGTGGCGCGCGCCGAGCCGCCCGGGCTGCAGCCTGCGCAGCAGACGATGCCCGTGCTCGTCGCGGAGTTCAAGCCGCCGGCCGTCGCGGATGCCGCGCCGCCTTCAACGGAGGCCCTGATCGGCGCGGCCCGTTCCCTGGACAACAGCGCCTTCCAGGCCGAGCCGGCGGTGCCGGCGCAGCCGCAGGAGGAACCCAAGCCCCGGCCCATCGCGACGCCCGTGACGGTGCGGCTGGACATCAGGCCCTGGGGCGAGGTCTGGGTCAACGGCGTCGCGCGTGGCATCAGTCCGCCGGTGAAGGAGCTGCGCCTGATTCCCGGCAAATATCAGGTGGTGCTGCGCAATGCGGATCTGCCGCCATACCGCGGCACGCTGGAAATCAAGGCGGGCAAGCCCGCGGTGATTTCACACGTCTTCGAATAG
- a CDS encoding TssQ family T6SS-associated lipoprotein, translating into MKIRSFAALAGAVTMLAGCAGMQRALPETPATPQALEQLQQVRDQYAAGHYGEVVRQVAKSDELAGSTRAVRVEAYKLQAFSYCVTRYTQLCVDSFARILALDPSFELAPNEAGHPAWGPAFQRAREQAGR; encoded by the coding sequence ATGAAAATCCGCTCCTTCGCCGCGCTGGCCGGCGCCGTCACCATGCTTGCCGGTTGCGCCGGCATGCAACGCGCGCTGCCCGAAACGCCCGCCACGCCCCAGGCGCTGGAACAATTGCAACAAGTACGCGACCAGTACGCCGCCGGCCACTACGGCGAAGTGGTGCGCCAGGTGGCGAAGTCGGACGAGCTGGCCGGCTCCACCCGGGCGGTGCGCGTCGAGGCCTACAAGCTCCAGGCCTTCAGCTATTGCGTCACGCGCTACACCCAGCTGTGCGTGGACAGCTTCGCCCGCATCCTGGCCCTGGACCCCTCGTTCGAGCTGGCACCCAATGAAGCAGGCCACCCGGCCTGGGGACCGGCCTTCCAGCGCGCCCGGGAGCAGGCCGGACGCTAA
- the rpoC gene encoding DNA-directed RNA polymerase subunit beta', with protein sequence MKALLDLFKQVSQDEQFDAIKIGIASPEKIRSWSYGEVRKPETINYRTFKPERDGLFCSKIFGPIKDYECLCGKYKRLKHRGVICEKCGVEVTVAKVRRERMGHIELASPVAHIWFLKSLPSRLGMVLDMTLRDIERVLYFEAWCVIEPGMTPLKRGQIMSDDDFLAKTEEYGDDFRALMGAEAVRELLRTIDIDREVETLRGELKATSSEAKIKKISKRLKVLEGFQKSGIKAEWMVMEVLPVLPPDLRPLVPLDGGRFATSDLNDLYRRVINRNNRLKRLLELKAPEIILRNEKRMLQEAVDSLLDNGRRGKAMTGANKRQLKSLADMIKGKSGRFRQNLLGKRVDYSGRSVIVVGPQLKLHQCGLPKLMALELFKPFIFNRLEMMGLATTIKAAKKLVESQEPVVWDILEEVIREHPVMLNRAPTLHRLGIQAFEPVLIEGKAIQLHPLVCAAFNADFDGDQMAVHVPLSLEAQLEARTLMLASNNVLFPANGEPSIVPSQDIVLGLYYTTRERINGKGEGIFFTDVAEVQRAYDNGEVELQTRITVRLKEHERDEAGEWQPVIRRHETTVGRALLSEILPKGLPFTVLNKALKKKEISRLINQSFRRCGLRDTVIFADKLMQSGFRLATRGGISIAMGDMLIPSAKESILAEASREVKEIDKQYSSGLVTSQERYNNVVDIWGKAGDKVGKAMMEQLATEPVTNRHGEEVRQESFNSIYMMADSGARGSAAQIRQLAGMRGLMAKPDGSIIETPITANFREGLNVLQYFISTHGARKGLADTALKTANSGYLTRRLVDVTQDLVITEDDCGTSQGYAMKALVEGGEVIEPLRDRILGRVAAIDIVNPDTQETAIEAGTLLDEDMVDTIDRLGVDEVKVRTPLTCETRHGLCAHCYGRDLGRGSPVNQGEAVGVIAAQSIGEPGTQLTMRTFHIGGAASRSALASAVETKSAGTVGFASTMRYVTNAKGERVAISRSGELAIFDDNGRERERHKIPYGATVLVGDGEAVKAGARLATWDPLTRPIVSEYGGAVRFENIEEGVTVAKQVDEVTGLSTLVVITPKTRGGKIVMRPQIKLVNENGDDVKIAGTDHSVNISFPVGALITVRDTQQVAVGEVLARIPQESQKTRDITGGLPRVAELFEARSPKDAGMLADVTGTVSFGKDTKGKQRLVITDLEGVSHEFLIPKEKQVLVHDGQVVNKGEMIVDGPADPHDILRLQGIEKLATYIVDEVQDVYRLQGVKINDKHIEVIVRQMLRRVNIVDAGDTEFIPGEQVERSELLNENDRVEAEGKRPASYDNVLLGITKASLSTDSFISAASFQETTRVLTEAAIMGKRDDLRGLKENVIVGRLIPAGTGLAYHHARRDKEALEAAEREAARQLANPFEDAPVTVGSDADAPVADLGAEDAAE encoded by the coding sequence ATGAAAGCGCTACTCGACCTCTTTAAGCAAGTCTCGCAAGACGAGCAATTCGATGCCATCAAGATCGGCATCGCCTCGCCGGAGAAGATCCGTTCGTGGTCCTACGGCGAAGTCCGCAAGCCCGAGACGATCAACTACCGCACCTTCAAGCCCGAGCGCGACGGTCTGTTCTGCTCGAAGATCTTCGGCCCGATCAAGGACTACGAGTGCTTGTGCGGCAAGTACAAGCGCCTGAAGCACCGCGGCGTGATCTGCGAGAAGTGCGGCGTTGAAGTGACCGTCGCCAAGGTGCGCCGCGAGCGCATGGGCCACATCGAACTGGCCAGCCCGGTCGCGCACATCTGGTTCCTGAAGAGCCTGCCCTCGCGTCTGGGCATGGTGCTCGACATGACCCTGCGCGACATCGAACGCGTGCTGTACTTCGAAGCCTGGTGCGTGATCGAACCCGGCATGACCCCGCTCAAGCGCGGTCAGATCATGTCCGACGACGACTTCCTCGCCAAGACCGAGGAATACGGTGACGACTTCCGCGCGCTGATGGGCGCCGAAGCCGTGCGCGAACTGCTGCGCACCATCGACATCGACCGCGAAGTGGAAACGCTGCGCGGCGAACTGAAGGCCACCAGCTCGGAAGCCAAGATCAAGAAGATCTCCAAGCGCCTGAAGGTGCTGGAAGGCTTCCAGAAGTCCGGCATCAAGGCCGAGTGGATGGTCATGGAAGTGCTGCCCGTGCTGCCGCCGGACCTGCGTCCGCTGGTGCCGCTGGACGGCGGCCGCTTCGCGACCTCCGACCTGAACGACCTGTACCGCCGCGTCATCAACCGCAACAACCGTCTGAAGCGCCTGCTGGAGCTGAAGGCCCCTGAAATCATCCTGCGCAACGAAAAGCGCATGCTGCAGGAAGCCGTCGACTCGTTGCTGGACAACGGCCGCCGTGGCAAGGCCATGACGGGCGCCAACAAGCGCCAGCTCAAGTCCCTGGCCGACATGATCAAGGGCAAGAGCGGTCGTTTCCGTCAGAACCTGCTGGGCAAGCGCGTCGACTACTCGGGCCGTTCGGTCATCGTGGTGGGTCCGCAGCTCAAGCTGCATCAGTGCGGCCTGCCCAAGCTGATGGCCCTGGAACTGTTCAAGCCGTTCATCTTCAATCGCCTGGAGATGATGGGCCTGGCCACGACCATCAAGGCCGCCAAGAAGCTGGTGGAAAGCCAGGAGCCGGTGGTCTGGGACATCCTGGAAGAAGTCATCCGCGAACACCCGGTCATGCTGAACCGTGCGCCCACGCTGCACCGTTTGGGCATCCAGGCGTTCGAACCGGTCCTGATCGAAGGCAAGGCCATCCAGCTGCACCCGCTGGTTTGCGCGGCGTTCAACGCCGACTTCGACGGTGACCAGATGGCCGTGCACGTGCCGCTGTCGCTGGAAGCCCAGCTCGAAGCGCGCACGCTGATGCTGGCCTCGAACAACGTGCTGTTCCCCGCCAACGGCGAACCGTCGATCGTGCCGTCCCAGGACATCGTGCTGGGTCTGTACTACACGACCCGCGAGCGCATCAACGGCAAGGGCGAAGGCATCTTCTTCACCGACGTCGCTGAAGTGCAGCGCGCCTACGACAACGGCGAAGTGGAACTGCAGACGCGCATCACCGTGCGCCTGAAGGAACACGAGCGCGACGAAGCGGGCGAATGGCAGCCGGTGATCCGCCGTCACGAGACGACGGTCGGCCGCGCGCTGCTGTCCGAGATCCTGCCGAAGGGCCTGCCCTTCACGGTGCTGAACAAGGCGCTGAAGAAAAAGGAAATCTCGCGCCTGATCAACCAGTCGTTCCGCCGTTGCGGCCTGCGCGACACGGTGATCTTCGCCGACAAGCTGATGCAGTCGGGCTTCCGCCTGGCCACGCGCGGCGGCATCTCGATCGCCATGGGCGATATGCTGATCCCGTCGGCCAAGGAAAGCATCCTGGCCGAAGCCAGCCGCGAAGTGAAGGAAATCGACAAGCAGTACTCGTCGGGTCTGGTCACGTCCCAGGAACGCTACAACAACGTGGTGGACATCTGGGGCAAGGCCGGCGACAAGGTCGGCAAGGCGATGATGGAACAGCTGGCCACCGAACCCGTGACCAACCGTCACGGCGAGGAAGTGCGCCAGGAATCGTTCAACTCGATCTACATGATGGCCGACTCGGGCGCCCGTGGTTCGGCCGCCCAGATCCGCCAGCTGGCCGGCATGCGCGGCCTGATGGCCAAGCCGGATGGCTCCATTATCGAGACGCCCATCACGGCGAACTTCCGTGAAGGCCTGAACGTGCTGCAGTACTTCATCTCGACCCACGGCGCGCGTAAGGGTCTGGCTGATACGGCACTGAAGACCGCGAACTCGGGCTACCTGACCCGTCGTCTGGTCGACGTGACGCAGGACCTGGTCATCACCGAAGACGATTGCGGCACCTCGCAAGGCTACGCCATGAAGGCGCTGGTCGAAGGCGGTGAAGTGATCGAGCCGCTGCGCGACCGCATCCTGGGTCGCGTTGCCGCCATCGACATCGTCAACCCGGACACGCAGGAAACGGCCATCGAGGCCGGCACCCTGCTGGACGAAGACATGGTCGACACCATCGACCGCCTGGGCGTGGACGAAGTCAAGGTCCGCACGCCGCTGACCTGCGAAACGCGTCACGGCCTGTGCGCGCACTGCTACGGTCGCGACCTCGGCCGCGGCTCGCCGGTCAACCAGGGCGAAGCGGTTGGCGTCATCGCCGCCCAGTCCATCGGTGAACCGGGCACGCAGCTGACGATGCGTACGTTCCACATCGGCGGCGCGGCGTCGCGTTCGGCCCTGGCCAGCGCGGTGGAAACCAAGTCTGCCGGTACCGTCGGCTTTGCCAGCACGATGCGCTACGTCACCAACGCCAAGGGCGAACGCGTGGCGATCTCGCGCTCGGGCGAACTGGCGATCTTCGACGACAACGGTCGTGAGCGCGAACGCCACAAGATCCCGTACGGCGCGACCGTGCTGGTGGGCGATGGCGAAGCCGTCAAGGCTGGCGCCCGCCTGGCGACCTGGGACCCGCTGACCCGTCCGATCGTGTCGGAATACGGCGGCGCGGTGCGCTTCGAGAACATCGAGGAAGGCGTTACCGTCGCCAAGCAGGTGGACGAAGTCACCGGCCTGTCGACGCTGGTCGTCATCACGCCCAAGACGCGCGGCGGCAAGATCGTCATGCGTCCGCAGATCAAGCTGGTCAACGAGAACGGCGACGACGTCAAGATCGCCGGCACCGATCACTCGGTGAACATCTCGTTCCCGGTGGGCGCGCTGATCACCGTGCGCGACACGCAGCAAGTGGCGGTTGGTGAAGTGCTGGCGCGTATTCCGCAGGAATCGCAGAAGACCCGCGACATTACCGGGGGTCTGCCGCGCGTGGCCGAGCTGTTCGAAGCCCGTTCGCCGAAGGACGCCGGCATGCTGGCCGACGTCACCGGCACGGTCTCGTTCGGCAAGGACACCAAGGGCAAGCAGCGCCTGGTCATCACCGACCTGGAAGGCGTCAGCCACGAGTTCCTGATTCCGAAGGAAAAGCAGGTGCTGGTGCACGACGGCCAGGTGGTGAACAAGGGCGAAATGATCGTGGACGGCCCGGCCGATCCCCACGACATCCTGCGCCTGCAGGGCATCGAGAAGCTGGCGACCTACATCGTCGACGAAGTGCAGGACGTTTACCGTCTGCAGGGCGTGAAGATCAACGACAAGCACATCGAAGTGATTGTTCGTCAGATGCTGCGTCGTGTGAACATCGTCGACGCGGGCGATACCGAGTTCATCCCGGGCGAGCAGGTCGAGCGCTCTGAGCTGCTGAACGAGAACGACCGCGTCGAGGCTGAGGGCAAGCGTCCGGCTTCGTACGACAACGTGCTGCTGGGCATCACCAAGGCCTCGCTGTCGACCGACTCGTTCATCTCGGCCGCTTCGTTCCAGGAAACCACCCGGGTCCTGACCGAGGCCGCCATCATGGGCAAGCGCGACGACCTGCGCGGCTTGAAGGAAAACGTCATCGTCGGCCGTCTGATCCCGGCCGGTACCGGTCTGGCGTACCACCATGCCCGCAGGGACAAGGAAGCGCTGGAGGCCGCGGAACGCGAAGCCGCTCGCCAGCTGGCCAACCCGTTCGAGGACGCGCCGGTCACGGTGGGTTCCGATGCGGACGCCCCTGTCGCCGATCTGGGCGCCGAGGACGCCGCCGAATAA
- the rpoB gene encoding DNA-directed RNA polymerase subunit beta, with protein MPYSYTEKKRIRKSFAKREDVQNVPFLLATQLQSYLTFLQADTAPSERVADGLQAAFTSIFPIVSHNGMARLEFVSYVLGEPVFDVKECQQRGLTYASPLRAKVRLVLLDREVSKPTVKEVKEQEVYMGEIPLMTGTGSFVINGTERVIVSQLHRSPGVFFEHDRGKTHSSGKLLFSARVIPYRGSWLDFEFDPKDVLFFRVDRRRKMPVTILCKAIGMTPETILANFFDFDNFELKSEGAMMEFVPERWKGEMARFDISDRSGKVIVEKDKRINTKHLRDLAAGGIQRISVPEEFLYGRVLAKNIVDADTGEVIANANDEITESVLAALRAANVHDIQTLYTNDLDRGPYISQTLRTDETADQMAARVAIYRMMRPGEPPTEEAVEALFQRLFYSEETYDLSRVGRMKVNSRLGRGEDITGPMTLTNEDILETIKVLVELRNGRGQIDDIDHLGNRRVRCVGELAENQFRAGLVRVERAVKERLGQAETENLMPHDLINSKPISAAIKEFFGSSQLSQFMDQTNPLSEITHKRRVSALGPGGLTRERAGFEVRDVHPTHYGRVCPIETPEGPNIGLINSMALYARLNEYGFLETPYRKIIDGKVSDQIDYLSAIEESHYVIAQANAALDEDGRFVDDLVACREAGETMLTAPANVHYMDVAPSQIVSVAASLIPFLEHDDANRALMGANMQRQAVPCLRPEKPVVGTGIERTVAVDSGTTVQALRGGLVDHVDAERVVIRVNDDENVAGEVGVDIYNLIKYTRSNQNTNINQRPIVKRGDRVAKGDVLADGASTDLGELALGQNMLIAFMPWNGYNFEDSILISEKVVADDRYTSVHIEELTVVARDTKLGPEEITRDISNLAETQLNRLDDSGICYIGAEVSADDVLVGKVTPKGETQLTPEEKLLRAIFGEKASDVKDTSLRVPSGMTGTVIDVQVFTREGIVRDKRAQSIIDDELRRYRQDLNDQLRIVENDQFDRIEKLLVGKTVNGGPRKLAKGATITKAYLADLDRWQWFDIRLADEPHAVVLEQAKESLEQKRHQFDLAFEEKRKKLTQGDELPPGVLKMIKVYLAVKRRLQPGDKMAGRHGNKGVVSRITPVEDMPHMADGTPADIVLNPLGVPSRMNVGQVLEVHLGWAAKGVGHRIADMLRDERTAQVKNVRAYLDKVYNTTGSGARIDELTDDEVMEMAQNLKNGVPFATPVFDGATEEEITTMLELAYPDDVAKRMQLTPSRTQAWLFDGRTGEKFERPVTVGYMHYLKLHHLVDDKMHARSTGPYSLVTQQPLGGKAQFGGQRFGEMEVWALEAYGASYTLQEMLTVKSDDITGRTKVYENIVKGDHVIDAGMPESFNVLVKEIRSLALDMDLERN; from the coding sequence ATGCCTTACTCGTACACCGAAAAAAAGCGCATCCGCAAAAGCTTCGCCAAGCGTGAAGACGTTCAAAACGTTCCTTTCCTGCTGGCGACTCAGCTTCAATCCTACCTAACTTTCCTGCAGGCGGATACCGCCCCGTCCGAACGCGTAGCCGACGGTTTGCAGGCGGCGTTCACGTCGATTTTCCCGATCGTTAGTCACAACGGTATGGCGCGCTTGGAGTTCGTGAGCTATGTGCTCGGCGAACCGGTGTTCGATGTCAAGGAATGTCAGCAACGTGGCCTGACCTATGCGTCGCCCCTGCGCGCGAAGGTGCGCCTGGTGCTGCTCGACCGCGAGGTCAGCAAGCCCACGGTCAAGGAAGTCAAGGAACAGGAAGTCTACATGGGCGAGATTCCGCTCATGACCGGCACCGGTTCCTTCGTCATCAACGGCACCGAGCGCGTCATCGTGTCGCAGCTGCACCGCTCGCCCGGCGTGTTCTTCGAGCACGACCGCGGCAAGACCCACAGCTCCGGCAAGCTCCTGTTCTCGGCCCGCGTGATTCCTTACCGCGGTTCGTGGCTGGACTTTGAATTCGACCCGAAGGACGTGCTGTTCTTCCGCGTCGACCGTCGCCGCAAGATGCCCGTCACGATCCTGTGCAAGGCCATCGGCATGACGCCGGAAACCATCCTGGCCAACTTCTTCGACTTCGATAATTTCGAGCTGAAGAGCGAAGGCGCGATGATGGAATTCGTGCCCGAGCGCTGGAAGGGCGAAATGGCCCGTTTCGACATCTCGGACCGCTCCGGCAAGGTCATCGTCGAAAAGGACAAGCGCATCAACACCAAGCACCTGCGCGATCTGGCTGCCGGCGGCATCCAGCGCATCTCGGTGCCTGAAGAGTTCCTGTACGGCCGCGTGCTGGCCAAGAACATCGTTGACGCGGACACCGGCGAGGTCATCGCCAACGCCAACGACGAGATCACGGAAAGCGTGCTGGCCGCCCTGCGCGCCGCCAACGTGCACGACATCCAGACGCTCTACACGAACGACCTGGACCGCGGTCCCTACATCTCGCAGACCCTGCGCACCGACGAAACCGCCGACCAGATGGCCGCGCGCGTGGCGATCTACCGCATGATGCGCCCCGGCGAGCCGCCCACCGAGGAAGCCGTCGAGGCCCTATTCCAGCGCCTGTTCTACAGCGAAGAGACGTACGACCTGTCGCGCGTCGGCCGCATGAAGGTCAACAGCCGTCTGGGCCGTGGCGAGGACATCACCGGTCCGATGACGCTGACCAACGAAGACATCCTTGAAACCATCAAGGTGCTGGTCGAGCTGCGTAACGGCCGTGGCCAGATCGATGACATCGATCACCTGGGCAACCGCCGCGTGCGCTGCGTGGGCGAACTGGCCGAGAACCAGTTCCGCGCCGGCCTGGTGCGCGTCGAGCGCGCCGTCAAGGAACGTCTGGGCCAGGCCGAGACCGAAAACCTGATGCCGCACGACCTGATCAACTCCAAGCCGATTTCGGCCGCCATCAAGGAGTTCTTCGGTTCGAGCCAGCTGTCGCAGTTCATGGACCAGACCAACCCGCTGTCGGAAATCACGCACAAGCGTCGCGTTTCCGCACTGGGCCCGGGCGGTCTGACCCGCGAGCGCGCCGGCTTCGAAGTCCGCGACGTGCACCCGACCCACTACGGCCGCGTCTGCCCGATCGAAACGCCGGAAGGCCCGAACATCGGCCTGATCAACTCCATGGCGCTGTACGCTCGCCTGAACGAGTACGGCTTCCTGGAAACGCCTTACCGCAAGATCATCGACGGCAAGGTCAGCGACCAGATCGACTACCTGTCGGCCATCGAGGAAAGCCACTACGTCATCGCGCAGGCCAACGCCGCGCTGGACGAAGACGGCCGTTTCGTCGACGACCTGGTGGCCTGCCGCGAAGCGGGCGAAACCATGCTGACCGCGCCGGCCAACGTGCACTACATGGACGTGGCCCCGTCGCAGATCGTGTCGGTCGCGGCCTCGCTGATTCCGTTCCTGGAGCACGACGACGCGAACCGCGCGCTGATGGGCGCCAACATGCAACGTCAGGCCGTGCCTTGCCTGCGTCCGGAAAAGCCGGTCGTGGGTACGGGCATCGAGCGCACCGTGGCCGTTGACTCGGGCACCACCGTGCAGGCGCTGCGTGGCGGTCTGGTCGACCATGTCGACGCCGAACGCGTGGTTATCCGCGTGAACGACGATGAAAACGTGGCCGGCGAAGTCGGCGTGGACATCTACAACCTGATCAAGTACACGCGTTCCAACCAGAACACGAACATCAACCAGCGTCCCATCGTCAAGCGCGGCGATCGCGTCGCCAAGGGTGACGTGCTGGCCGACGGCGCGTCGACGGACCTGGGCGAACTCGCCCTGGGCCAGAACATGCTGATCGCGTTCATGCCCTGGAACGGCTACAACTTCGAAGACTCGATCCTGATCTCGGAAAAGGTCGTGGCCGATGACCGCTACACCTCGGTGCACATCGAGGAACTGACGGTCGTCGCCCGTGACACCAAGCTCGGACCGGAAGAAATCACGCGCGACATCAGCAACCTGGCCGAAACCCAGCTGAACCGCCTGGACGATTCGGGCATCTGCTACATCGGCGCCGAAGTCAGCGCCGACGACGTGCTGGTCGGCAAGGTCACGCCCAAGGGCGAGACCCAGCTGACGCCGGAAGAAAAGCTGCTGCGCGCCATCTTCGGTGAAAAGGCGTCCGACGTTAAGGACACCTCGCTGCGCGTGCCCTCGGGCATGACCGGCACCGTCATCGACGTGCAGGTGTTCACCCGCGAAGGCATCGTGCGCGACAAGCGCGCCCAGTCCATCATCGACGATGAACTGCGCCGCTACCGCCAGGACCTGAACGACCAGCTGCGCATCGTCGAGAACGACCAGTTCGACCGTATCGAGAAGCTGCTGGTCGGCAAGACCGTCAACGGCGGCCCGCGCAAGCTGGCCAAGGGCGCCACGATCACCAAGGCCTACCTGGCTGATCTGGACCGCTGGCAGTGGTTCGACATCCGCCTGGCCGACGAGCCGCACGCCGTCGTGCTGGAGCAGGCCAAGGAATCGCTGGAGCAGAAGCGCCACCAGTTCGACCTGGCTTTCGAAGAAAAGCGCAAGAAGCTGACGCAAGGCGACGAGCTGCCCCCGGGCGTGCTCAAGATGATCAAGGTCTACCTGGCCGTGAAGCGCCGCCTGCAGCCTGGCGACAAGATGGCCGGCCGTCACGGCAACAAGGGCGTGGTCTCGCGCATCACCCCGGTCGAGGACATGCCGCACATGGCTGACGGCACCCCCGCCGACATCGTTCTGAACCCGCTGGGCGTGCCCTCGCGGATGAACGTGGGCCAGGTGCTGGAAGTGCACTTGGGCTGGGCCGCCAAGGGCGTGGGCCATCGCATCGCCGACATGCTGCGCGACGAGCGCACCGCGCAGGTCAAGAACGTCCGCGCCTACCTGGACAAGGTCTACAACACGACCGGTTCGGGCGCGCGCATCGACGAGCTGACCGACGACGAAGTCATGGAAATGGCGCAGAACCTCAAGAACGGCGTGCCGTTCGCGACGCCCGTGTTCGACGGCGCGACCGAAGAGGAAATCACGACGATGCTCGAGCTGGCCTATCCGGACGACGTCGCCAAGCGCATGCAGCTGACCCCGTCGCGCACGCAGGCCTGGCTGTTCGACGGCCGCACCGGCGAGAAATTCGAGCGCCCGGTGACCGTCGGCTACATGCACTACCTGAAGCTGCACCACTTGGTCGACGACAAAATGCACGCGCGTTCCACGGGTCCGTACTCGCTGGTCACGCAGCAGCCTCTGGGCGGCAAGGCGCAGTTCGGCGGCCAGCGTTTCGGGGAAATGGAAGTGTGGGCGCTGGAAGCGTACGGCGCGTCCTACACCCTGCAGGAAATGCTGACGGTGAAGTCCGACGACATCACCGGCCGCACCAAGGTATACGAAAACATCGTCAAGGGCGATCACGTCATCGACGCCGGCATGCCGGAATCGTTCAACGTGCTGGTCAAGGAAATCCGCTCGTTGGCCCTGGACATGGATTTGGAGCGTAACTAA
- the rplL gene encoding 50S ribosomal protein L7/L12, with translation MALNKAEILDAIAGMTVLELSELIKEMEEKFGVSAAAAAVAVAAPAAGGAAAAAEEQTEFTVVLAEAGANKVSVIKAVRELTGLGLKEAKDLVDGAPKPVKEGVAKADAEAAKKKLEEAGAKVEVK, from the coding sequence ATGGCACTTAACAAAGCTGAAATCCTTGACGCCATCGCTGGCATGACCGTGCTCGAACTGTCCGAGCTGATCAAGGAAATGGAAGAGAAGTTCGGCGTGTCGGCTGCTGCCGCCGCTGTGGCCGTGGCCGCCCCGGCCGCTGGTGGCGCCGCCGCCGCTGCTGAAGAGCAGACCGAGTTCACCGTTGTGCTGGCTGAAGCCGGCGCCAACAAGGTGAGCGTCATCAAGGCCGTGCGCGAGCTGACCGGCCTGGGTCTGAAGGAAGCCAAGGACCTGGTCGACGGCGCTCCGAAGCCCGTCAAGGAAGGCGTTGCCAAGGCTGACGCCGAAGCCGCCAAGAAGAAGCTGGAAGAAGCTGGCGCCAAGGTCGAAGTCAAGTAA
- the rplJ gene encoding 50S ribosomal protein L10, whose amino-acid sequence MSLNRQEKAVVIEEVSAEVAKAQSIVIAEYRGLDVASVTVLRKTARESGVYLRVLKNSLARRAVAGTAFEPLSEQLTGPLIYGISADPVTAAKVLAGFAKSNDKLVIKAGALPNNLLNQEGVKALATMPSREELLSKLLGTMQAPIAQFVRTLNEVPTKFARGLAAVRDQKAAA is encoded by the coding sequence GTGAGTCTCAATCGTCAAGAGAAAGCGGTGGTGATCGAGGAAGTCTCGGCGGAAGTCGCCAAGGCCCAATCGATCGTTATCGCCGAGTACCGTGGTCTGGACGTCGCCTCTGTCACCGTACTGCGCAAAACTGCGCGTGAATCGGGCGTGTATCTGCGTGTTCTGAAGAACTCGCTGGCCCGTCGTGCTGTTGCCGGCACGGCTTTCGAGCCGTTGTCCGAACAACTGACCGGTCCGCTGATCTATGGCATCAGCGCCGACCCGGTTACGGCGGCCAAGGTCCTCGCAGGTTTCGCGAAAAGCAACGACAAGCTGGTCATCAAGGCGGGCGCTCTGCCCAACAACTTGCTGAACCAAGAAGGCGTGAAGGCCCTGGCCACCATGCCCTCGCGCGAAGAGTTGCTGTCGAAGCTGCTGGGCACCATGCAAGCCCCCATCGCGCAATTCGTGCGTACGCTCAACGAAGTTCCGACCAAGTTCGCCCGTGGCCTCGCCGCCGTGCGCGACCAGAAGGCCGCGGCTTAA